The Hippoglossus hippoglossus isolate fHipHip1 chromosome 4, fHipHip1.pri, whole genome shotgun sequence DNA window GTGAAATGCACTACAGAGTCTTCTTTGGCTTCACCAGCCGACATAATGAAAAGAACCGTATCCACCGTCATCCAGGGAGGAGACTTGTCTGAGAAGAAACACCATAAACAGGAATATGTAAATTATATAAGACTTTGATCAAGCAGTCGCCTTTTAAGAGTGTTTTTCTGTGGGTTATGACAAAACCTTTCCAAAAATGGAGAGGACcaatataacaaacaaataaatatttgcttATTTTGTTATTGAACATGCTACTGTGGCCTATTATAAACACTATTATAATCATACTATCTGTTTGTGGTTTGTCCATATACTATAACCAGATTAAACAACAACCAAAATACACATTCAATGAAAACTACCATATcaaaaacatataatatattaaCTGAGAAGTTTAACCATGATGCTTGGATTTAAATACAGAATTGTTAACACATGTTTTCTCCTGTCGTTACGAACACATTGAGTAGTCTTTTCAACAACATAAACAGGAGGATTAACTTTCTACCGTCGACATCATTTCAGTATCTTCCACCGCACGTTCCAATTTAATAAACTGAACAACACCTTTCCTCTTAATGTTCGTCATAAAATATCGTCCACTCAGCTGGAACACAATCTAGCACGTTTCCTACAGAACCCGATCTGCCGCCACACGATGTAAAAACACCCTGCAGGGGCCAATAAACAACGCCAGGCTTCTGTGtggtctctttttttgtttatgaTTCATAATCTGATAATTACAGGGGCAACACGTTATTTATGTCTTAGTGTCACAAAGAGCCTATTTAAAATTGCAACTAGCCTGAACGCTACTGAAACATTCCAGCATGTTTCTATATGGATCCTGACCGACCGAGGAGCAAACTACTGAATTCCCACAACTCCAGAGGTGCTATTCTATTCCCCCTCCCCGACATCTGACCTACTGagtcggggtggggggggcaagCAGACACATAACATCCCGACGGCAGCTGTAGTTTTGCCGTATTTACCGGGTCTGTGGCTGAGGCTTTGTGGTTGGACAGTCAGGTAGACGTTGCATGTCTGCGGGATGTGGAGCTGGTACTGCAGAGAGCCGACACTCCCATCATCCTCCAAGAAGAAACATCCTTTCATGTGACTGTGGTGCCACTCCTGCAACAAGGGACAACATCTGTGCTTAACCAGCCGACTTGCAATATTCATACAAACTTTCAGTCACATGGTGTGGGCTAATAAAGCCGAAAAATATCATCTTCctaaacagtgaaataaaaaatatcgTTTTTCACGTTTTGTATATCCTCATACATTTGATGATGTGTGGCCTCCGTTAAAATCCTGACACAATCCCAACAAACAGTTTTGCTACTTGAcaacaaaatgcatttattcattcaacaGAAACCAAAACTAATTTGCAGTTCCTATTAGAAGGGGGATTGATCTTGTGACAGGGGAAGTATATTTTGGCATGACAGAGAGAATTAAGCAGTCAATCATAACAGTGAGGTTGCTCACTTGATTAAAAGAAACTGCCATTGTGATAATTACCACTCCAACCTTCAGGGGGCACATTCATTACTCCATAGCTTGTGTCTGGGCTCAGCAGCGTGTAAACACTTGTtattctcctgctgctccagagGAGGGCAGAAGTGTTACACTGGCTTTCTGCTGCAGGCGGGACTAAATCTCCCTCTAGTTCCTGATACGACAAATAGGAGTCCATTTAACTTTGATAAATACAGCCCTTTCAATCTTGGGCCAGGGCTCATTCAAAACCATCAGGAGGCTACTTTGGCGATATTTATGAATCCTAATATTTCTCTCATTTTGAAATCCTGTTGTTCCTTTGTCTGGCAGCACAACTGAAACGACATAATAATTTCAAATTGAACAGGAACATCAAAACAAGGCAAGTTTTCCTTCCGTTCATCGGGGACccattaaatgaaaacacagttggTGTGGACACACGGTAAGAGGACATTGAGGGTCGAGCGAGTCTGGAATAGGCCATATATCCTTTTAGTGGACAAATAAATCACCAagttaaacaaagaaaagtacCATAAAGACGGCGCATGTCACTCCTTCGGAGGAAAGCTATTTTCTCGTTGTATTTATCTTGGGCTGTGAGAGGCATAAAAGATCAAATCATAACACTTCAGTGGTTTGTCCAGACAATATTAAATGAGGGAAATTGCCATGGGCACCTGTCTACTGCTTAAAGACATCAGAATTAATGCCCCCGCAGAGAGAGGGTCAGCCTGCAGACTAATACAGCTGCTGTCACCTGCTCTGGCCAAAGGTCTGAATTACGGCAACGCGGAGGGTCGCAGGTCGCCAGactagccacacacacacacacacacacacacacacacacacacacacacacacacacacacacacacacacacacacacacacacacacacacacacacacacacacacacacacacacacacttaatctACTGTATCTTATAATTATAACCTTAACATAAAGACTAAGGACAAGTCAGATGAATCCTTTCTGTGCATATCTGAATCccacaaagcacacacacgcaaatacACACTTACACCACTAGAAAAACACAACCCGCCCTCCACCCACTACCTTCCAATTATCAGCCTGTGGCAGTATAGCAGCCAATATAGAGCTGAACTTCCCTCAGAGGTAATCTCTGGACTCACATTCTTCTACCTTGACGATGTCTGGCCCTTTCCAATCTCAACGCCTTGTATGGACCTCAGAGATGAAGGAGgctgtaatattttttttatttatttacttttttttcctttgctgtAAAGCAAACCAGGCCAGGTTAATCcaaaaagagtgaaaacaaagagcGATGGATCAATACAGTATCTATTGACCCGGGGCTAAACGCGCCCATCaaaaacagtgtgtgacagtgataCTGGGGAGATCCACCCCCTGCACGGGCTTTGTTATCATGGGACATCTCACATGGGTTTGTTATTGACGGTATAAATGATTCATAAtatgacattttccttttcgAATAACATTAACTATCATGTAGTCATAAATACTGTGATACTTGTCATTCAGTTATGTGGTAATCttattgtattgttgttgttgttttgacagtttCTTTATATGCATTTTCTTGTTGAACATCATATTTGACCTAAATGtacatacctcagccaaggctaAAGCAAACGTaaacaaaagttaaaaagaaGGAAGACAAGAGAAGTTAAAGagagaaatcctggatctgcctctttcTCCGGATCCCCTCCAAAATTCCATCGGTGATTCCTTGAGTCATAACCCCAACCCGCCGCAAAAGGTCATGGAAATTGTTTTTTGCAGAATCCTCCATGGCGATAATGTAAAACTCTCTAAAACTAAATCATTATGACTGTACCATATGTAACGCCTATAGTTTACCTGTAAGCCTGCAGGCTCTGGTACTTTGCTGGACCTAGAGCTGCTGGATGTCATATTGATTGAGTTCGCCAGAGACGACCGTCGGCTGCGAGCAGAGGAAGGACGAGAGGACGATCGGCTGTCTGaagtaaaaccaaaaaacaGATTGGAGGGAAAGATGAGAAATTACACAGACAAATATACTCggtatagattttttttataaatgacaaaaattATTACTAATAAAAAACGTTGCTCACTAAAAGATTAAGTAcagccctctcctctccacatcgtaaacacactttaaaaagaGAGATGTGGCCCAGAATGTAATCTGCCTTCCCAGAAGTCCGTTCCCAAGTTCACGTGAAGATGGCTACTTTGCATTCGGGTTCTACAAACGTGTGAATCTCAAGTTCAGCCCCATTTCCATTAATGATGGAGGCATATTAAATCACAAATGGCATAACAGGACCCTCTCGAATCCATTATCTCGCACAACTTTTTTTATCTCGAACACTAATTGAAGCCAGAAAATATCAATTCACTAATGAGGGCTCTGATTGTTTCCAAGCCGGGGAAATCAAGATGCGAAGTAATGTGATGGGCTTACAAGCAAATTACCGTGGCAGAGAATAAATAGACCCACTGTCATGGTATTCGTCCCGGATCTATTTTGTATTGATGGGAGTATTTTAATCTGGAGGAGCCAATCGTAGCttgtttgtgaatatggacaAAGATGCACTGGAACGTGGCCTAACAAAAGCTGCACTGTGAGCTTCCATTGAATGCGAGAGTTGTTTGTGGTTCCCTGGTGCTAGAAAACTACAAGAACTGAACTAAATAAACCAATTATCAGAAAACACCACGGCAGTTCATCAATTTGTCTGTTCCACACAAAACACCCAATAAATAATTTAACGTCATCAATGCTTTGCGAAGAACCAGCCAGAATCGCCCCTGTCAAATACAGTTATACTGTAGGACTCAGGGAAATACTGGTTTATACTGACAAATGCAGGAGCAAATGAGCAGTCAAAACAGTTTTTGAGCACCAAGAAAAACCCATTCAACATGTGCGATCACGTAGCTCCTGGTGTCAGAGCCTTGTTAAAATGTAAGAGGTATAAATCAATACCTGGGAGAGGCACAATAATGTGATAATCCTGACTAGTATGTGGGAGctcatttgtttttgcagcGGTGGTCGACGGGGCCTTCCTCTCTACCACCATCTAATCCCTCATCATCTCCCCAGTGAGAAGTGGTGGAATCCTCCAAATCAATAGCATGAACATGGACTGACCACTTAAATCAACCCCATCTATCTTCCCGCTGTGGGCCTGTCCCTGGATCGCTCATCCAGGATCTCCgcgcctctctctcctcacaatGCTATTGTTAAAGTGTGAGAAAGTAGATTTTTACACCCGTCTTCACACGGCTGAAGGTGCCGTCTTTTACAGAAAAACCCTGCCTGTTTGTTGTCTGTGGGAGCAGAAGGCTGCAGCTGGACCCGAAACAAGTCTTTGCATGTTTTGGCgacaaaaacatatatttttccTCCAAATCCAGAGCTGAAAGGCATCATTTTTCATCAGTGTAGACAAGAGATTTTGCCAGTTTCTTAATGGCGGAAACGATCGGCCATAATCACAACGCTTTACAGTCTCCTCCCTccagaaaaactgttttagttGTGGAGTTATTGTGATGTATTGTCTGTCTTAATGAGGCCATTTGTCATAGGGGGAGGGAAAAATCAATCGATAACAGAGCTATTATTTATTCAGCAAAACTAATCTCTGAGGCGTATTGGGGAGACCGGTGTGCATCTTTGAAAAGTGTGGAGTATATCTAGTGTATATCTGTGACAGGTGAATACTACGACATGTAGCTCTGGAATCAAATGATAATGTAATGATGTCTGGTCACTGAGCACAGcataaaaacatacacaaatcTTCTGGGAAGCCTCAGATTTTCACCTTTTCTGAGTGTCGGGTCTGGTGTTTCTGGAGGTTgaggctgagctgctgctgctgaggaggctGATGACACGGCGCTCTTCGGAGGGCTGTATGACTGACTGCCAAAGTTCTGTATCTTCAGCTTAGCATCAGCCTCGAGCCTCTCCAAAGCTGCCACCTGACACTGTTCCACCGTCGACACCAGCAATCTGCAGAACTGACGGCAACGGGAAACCACGAGTCAAAACATGATGCATGAGCACAGTTTGTGAGGTTGTGTCACAAGTAGAGGTAAGAATATGACAttgaataaagacaaatcatGGGAGGGCTACactattgttttcttttgaacattagaaaatgtctttttattctaaCTGTAGTGACAATAAGGTCAGGAGACTGCAAATTCAATTACATTGCTAATGTTGGTATAATTTTTCTTAAGCTGATCAACCAGTCTATCAGTTGAAATAACTTCCAGCTGagaatatatttaaagtacacGTTTCATTGTCCAAACTTACTTCTGCATAGTTTAGTTTGCCGTCCTTGTTGATGTCAGCTAATGTGAAAATGGTGTTCACCTCCTCAGGCGTCATTTTTTCTCCACTCTGAAAGATTCAACACATGTTGTACTTCAGTAGAGAAAACACCACAGTAAAAAATGATTCTGTTCTGTTTGAGCTTAAGCCAGTAACTGtgattttaatcatttcatgTTTACTCAGTCTGTGATGAAACATTAATGGGTCGCTCAGTTGGCTGATTGCACAACATCAGTCAATTTAACTGAAGCCAAAACTgcaacattcatttaaaacaatagaGGAGACAATTGGTTGCAGATCTCTCTCATACAATATGTTTTCAGCTACTCACAGTGGTCAGGGCCATTTCCAGTTCGCTGTGTGTGATGTAGCCGTCGCCGTTAACATCCATCTTTCTGAACGCTGTCATCAGCTCCGTCTCCTCAGTTTTCTTCTCACACTTGAGAATCTCACAGAAGTCATCAAAGTTCAGTTTGGACGTTCTTGGGGTCCAGTATTTACTGAGCGTGGCAAGGGATGGATTTCTTCCTGCTTGCTGGAGAACTACATGAGATAAATGGGGGAAAAACTTTAGACTATAGAAGTAAAACAGGCAGATAAACAACAGTAGGTTTATTTTCTGATAGACCTTTGTGTTTTGTAGTGTCACGTATATTCTCGATCAGCTCTTTACTGAAGCTTTATTCATCACTGACAAACCTTGAACTGATTAAATACGTCTTGTCTAAAGTCTGTCAAGCAGAAATATTCTGAGTGTCTTTCATGCACATTTCTCCAAAAGTCATTACGTAGTATTTTTGATAACTGGGATCACTACAACAGGCTCATTGAAACCGATTCAACTTGGAGCAGCACGTCATGTGTCTGTAGTGACGATCGATCAGCAGGTCAGTGTGGGGCTAGGAGTTGAAAGAGTGAAACcacacaaaactaaaaattAAACTTTCCTCCTTCAAATAACTGGAAAGTGATGTCAATACACAGCCAGCgtctggagaaggagaacacAAAGACTTCATATCAGCAGATCCTTCTTGAAGAAAGgttcataaacaaacacagtagTAGCTAAATATAAATCAAACCCAGTTTGTTGTACTGGTCACATCCCACTGATGTCACCGTGACTGCTGGTGTCCACGTTGTTATCTGACATTGTTTGAGCAGCTCTGTTTCCAGACATCATCTCTGCAGCTCGTCCCCGCGCCAACGTTACACACAGTGAAACCAGTCACAGCTGTACTCGTCCCTTTTAAAACGCTAACAGCTAGCTACCGTTAGCTTACCGCGACCCAGCTGCTGCTTCGACGTGATGTTCGACAAACTGGACCTGAACACAGCGAGGTACGAGGCTCTGCACTGCGTGTAGAAACCCTCCTCTTCGTCACGGGGGGACTCTTGGACGGACATCTCTGAGAGAACAGGGCTGTAGCTCCGGTAGCTAGCTCCCTCCTCCGGCTCTGACAGCAGATGGACGGTCAAACGATGTTAAACTGAAGCTAAATGGGTTTTAATTTTAACTATCTAACGTGTATCGGGACCCAGAAACACGCAGGGTTCATTTAACTGAATGAAACCCGCGTTAGCAGAGCCATTCGTCCAGCACCGTTGCTATGCGCTGCCTGTTGCTACGTAAACAAAAAAGTCAGAGGTGTTCACGAAAATACGTCCCTGGAGAAACAAACGCTCACAGTTCTCGTTGCTAACTACAAAGaatgtgattgtttttaattattctttCACTTCATATAACTGAAAACTATTTAATaagagtttttatttcattttaagaaTATTTCAAGTAgtagatataaaaaaacaggGGATGCCGGAAACATATATATGACCGCTCATGTTTCACACGAACCATTTGACTGACGCAAAGGCGCCAGTTTCATCACTTGTATTTGTGACAAACTTTTACTGAGACGAACTGAAACTGGAAAATGCCGTAAGTGCTTTACTGTATCCTTTAAATCTGAAGTTATACTATAAATATAATGTCATATTAATGTCTGATTCAAAACGTGTCGCTCTGAAGGAGACTCTAACTCCAGTTTACCTCAGAAATACTCAAACAGTACAGATTTTTAACAGCTGTCATGAATGTAAACAAAGATTTTACACATCGCATCAATTCATTCAACACAACTTTAActaatgtctttgttttaactgtgttgtgtcaaaatggctgctttAAAAAAGGTCTATCCTCATTTCTGCAAGTTTATAACCAACTGAAATAAAggtagttttattttcacatgggCTGAATACTGCGTTTGTTGTAATATTCCCAATGAAATTGCTATATTTGGCTTTTATGCCTTTAAACTGAGGTGGGAAATATGTTATAATACATGAGGCACTCAAACTGGGTCAAGTGGGACGGGCCTTTTTCTGCAAAGTGTTGATTATTAAGTAATCTGGACTTCAGTGTATTTTTATGATGCATTAAATCATGTGTTTGGGTCACTGCATTGTTGTCTATTGAATATACAGATAACCAGTAATAGTTCccttattaaataaattaaatcctGCTTTTTTCCCAACAGTGTGAGTAAAACTCTGCCCATGGGCACCACCCATAATGTAAGTAAACAGTCTTTCAGGTGTACTGATATATTGAGGTGTCaatcacctctctctctcatttcttaTTAAAAGAATGATTTAAAGGTTTGACGTGTAAGATTCAGTCTGTGTTAAGAAGgatttaaaggtttaaaatgtaacatcaaggttgtctgtgtttataatGTATGAATATCGTGGGATGTTTCAATGTAATTTGTCTTTTCACTGTCCCTGAACAGAAGCCGGCTTCTAAAATCCCAGTGCCGGCAAGAAACATCAAAACTCTGACTGCGGCCACAAGTTCTCAAGCAGGTGGGTTGATTCCCATTGAGATCCATGAAGAGATGTCCACTTGTACCAAATAACAAAAGATGTCTCATAGAATCTTTTACTCACTTAATATTTATATCTCCAATAGTCTTTCTCCTTTAAGAAATTCCCCTATTGAGATAAATGCAGTAATGTACTGCCAGATGAATAAACTAAATCTGCTACTCAGTCTTTCCTTGGAAATGACATCTGTTCATGATCTGCATTTCAGAGTATAGGGACAAGGATTTAATAGTTTTGTTGTCAAACGACAGAGAAACAATCATTTGTATATAAATTGGTCAACTCTAGATTATATTATTAAGGATGTGGTGCTTCATTAACAGGCGGCAAGAACAAAGTCTCTGCAAAAGAAGGGGTCCCTCAGACAGAATTGGAAAAGTGAGTATTTATGACAcagattttgcatttatttcatattgtgctatttatttatttgctgttgAGTTTTGTCACTATTAATTAAAAAGAGTGAAAGTAGAACACAGCGTTAAAGGGTTAAAGTCAACTCCCCTTTGAGTTGCTGTACTTCAATTGCCACACTTTCCTGATGGTCATAATGACATATCAGAATTTAATGACAGGAGACATGAAATGATGGAGATCCATCACTGGCCAAATTATCAGTGATTTACATAGCACTAAAAATAGTTGTATAAGAGTCACTTAACACAAGAACCATTTCCTTAGCCCAGGCAGACATTTGGTGTCAGGCTCATCCATCAAGACGAGCattagtttttaatttcataGCGCTGTCACTAATACGTTACATCGGCTCGGTTTACAGTACATTCATTACACTCACTTGGTCATGTCAGATTAGGGTCACTTGGGTGCAGTGTTTTAATTTATTGACGCTCTCAACATTAAAATTAATTGTATTTGGAGGGAATCCAAAACAGCCAGACTGAAAAGAGCCCGAGTTGTACAAACggaacaaaaagacacaaacaaacgtATGAGTGAATGAATAAATCTCTACTTTACAGCAAAGGTAGTTCAGGTAATTAATGGTTTACAGTTATAAACAGTATTTCAGACCAAAGAAACCTActaaaataatgatattttgCTTGTTTATCTTGAATGTACCCTTTTGTGTAGTATATGTCGAGGCCCATCAATTTACCATACTTCAAACCACTGATGAATACCAAAACAGCCGCTATATAAATGACCAGTATTAGTGATTTACTGTCAACCAGCCATTTATTCTAGTATCATTCCATGTCTGTATCATCTGGATACTTCTGAACGTGTGATTGTatcgtcacccccccccccccccccccctctctctctctcttcggcTTTACTCAGACTGGACTCCCTACGATCTAAACTGGAACAATCCGTAGATGCATTCGTCAGGGCCAGGAAAGAGCTGGAGGAAATATTGGTGAGAGGCTTTTTCCTTTGGTCTTAAATCTTTAGAATAGGCGGAAATTTCTTTGTCTCCATCATATCTCCGGATTGAGAGatggtgggttttttttatcacacacTGAATATCCACTTGTGACATGACTTTTCCTTTCTGAATAGCTTCTTTGCACGACtgcctttttcctttctttgtccATTTATTTCCGAGACAGTTTGCTACCTTTTTTTGTTCTCCTTCTATTTCCTGTGTATTGATGGAGTTTCGTGGTTTCTTTATTCTCTCCCTTAACCCTGTGTTGGAAGTAGCCAGTAGAGGGCAGCAGTGAACAAGGACGTCCCCTCACTGGATCTTCTGTTGACCTGAGGACTGAgctgaggagacacagagaacTGAGTGAGTACATGAAGTGACTTCCGTTGTTTCACCTGATTGTGTCAGAAAACCAAATCACATCTGGGGTTTCATGGTATTTCCTCTATTTTCCACTGATTCACCTGGATGTAAAATGGATTGAGTCACAATTTACAGTAAAATCAGTTTTCACTTGTCTCTGGGATCAGCGGCACTAATCTTCTATCAGGCTCTATATTTGTTGCCTCATCGTAAAGAAATGTTatgatgttttttgtctttacagCGTCCAGAGCAGCTTCATCTTTAAAGAGCAGTAAAGCCCCCGACAATCACACTCAAGGTAATGTATCTGctaataaatataacaaactaaaaacaatacACAGAGTAAACAATCTCTATTGTTTAACATTCATGTGCTTCATTCATTATGCTTTTTACACCATCTAGATAAACTCACCTATCCACGTCACTTGGGTTTTATCACACTGAGACGCTTTACGGCCACGTGCTTAGTGGAGCTGAGGGTTGAACAATACCACAAgatttattgaaaaataaagcTGCCGCCGGTTTTAAGAGGAGTGAAGCTCGGCACATACTTTCACATaatctacatttatttttatccttTTCACAACTTGTATGTGCTTTTAGggattttataataatttatctCCGTGCTGTATTTCGAGTCAACTGACCAAGCTACACCACTCAAGACAGAATATTGGTATCTCcactttttaataaacaaaacagatgtttttagtCACTAATTTCAATGACAGCTGTGATTGATAAGGTCATAGTCTAAAGTAAGGGGCCTGTTTTGAGAAAA harbors:
- the si:dkey-148h10.5 gene encoding uncharacterized protein si:dkey-148h10.5 isoform X1, giving the protein MPVSKTLPMGTTHNKPASKIPVPARNIKTLTAATSSQAGGKNKVSAKEGVPQTELEKLDSLRSKLEQSVDAFVRARKELEEILPVEGSSEQGRPLTGSSVDLRTELRRHRELTSRAASSLKSSKAPDNHTQDPVKMGSSYQFLKSIMG
- the efcab7 gene encoding EF-hand calcium-binding domain-containing protein 7 gives rise to the protein MSVQESPRDEEEGFYTQCRASYLAVFRSSLSNITSKQQLGRVLQQAGRNPSLATLSKYWTPRTSKLNFDDFCEILKCEKKTEETELMTAFRKMDVNGDGYITHSELEMALTTSGEKMTPEEVNTIFTLADINKDGKLNYAEFCRLLVSTVEQCQVAALERLEADAKLKIQNFGSQSYSPPKSAVSSASSAAAAQPQPPETPDPTLRKDSRSSSRPSSARSRRSSLANSINMTSSSSRSSKVPEPAGLQEWHHSHMKGCFFLEDDGSVGSLQYQLHIPQTCNVYLTVQPQSLSHRPDKSPPWMTVDTVLFIMSAGEAKEDSVVHFTESKDKEKYIWKGELNTGTYFLLPFTSGCRLKKRSKNDLPDKPVELVYRTDSGELDLTRELREALSDIFEVIDLDGNGLLGLEEYNFFELRTSGEKCDKEAWAVCKENFDMRSNQLTKQGFMELNLMEATEKDGDPADLWVILEAMGYNRMLELVEACPFQIDVHCEDTPLSLQPVSMDTGPKLLNQALQKSIIARTGAKALRGLDNVFIYTYRGEHRISSLIANKTNQKVTVHINNEQNRNCSSSRGMSVFAVEVPARTKMVCQHILPISDKQDWTYNCVETILTCT
- the si:dkey-148h10.5 gene encoding uncharacterized protein si:dkey-148h10.5 isoform X2, whose translation is MGTTHNKPASKIPVPARNIKTLTAATSSQAGGKNKVSAKEGVPQTELEKLDSLRSKLEQSVDAFVRARKELEEILPVEGSSEQGRPLTGSSVDLRTELRRHRELTSRAASSLKSSKAPDNHTQDPVKMGSSYQFLKSIMG